A single Prevotella sp. E15-22 DNA region contains:
- the ileS gene encoding isoleucine--tRNA ligase has product MAKRFAEHNGLNLTQVNNEILEKWMKEDIFHRSIEEREGCPQFVFFEGPPSANGHPGIHHVLGRSLKDTFNRYKTMQGFQVKRKAGWDTHGLPVELGVEKELGITKADIDNKESEKYISTEDYNKKCRENVMKFTAEWRELTERMGYFVDLDNPYITYDNKYIETLWYLLKQFYNKGLLYKGYTIQPYSPAAGTGLSSHELNQPGCYRDVKDTTCTALFKVKLSDEHPEFEEFAKKWGTPYFMAWTTTPWTLAANSALCVGPKIDYVAIETYNPYTAEKITVVMAEARVAAYFDTAAEITDGGEMPEYKKGEKFLPYRVVAHYKGTGLVGMEYEQLLPMIKPMGDAFKVIPGDYVTTEDGAGIVHIAPNFGADDAFVAKKAGIGPIVLIDKKGNERPVVDLQGKYFVIDDLDADFVNKYVDIEKWSKYAGRYVKNAYDDQLTDKDETLDISICMDLKAEGKAFKIEKHVHNYPHCWRTDKPVLYYPLDSWFIKSSACKERMSQLNTTIGWHPESTGTGRFGNWLENLNDWNLSRSRFWGTPLPIWRSEDGEEKCIGSLEELYSEIEKAVAAGVMKSNPLKDKGFVPGDMSKENYDKIDLHRPYVDYIILVSESGKPMKRESDLIDVWFDSGSMPYAQIHYPFENRELIEDNKAFPADFINEGVDQTRGWFFTLHAIATMIFDSVAFKNVISTGLVLDAKGNKMSKHVGNVINPFEMIEKYGSDAVRFYMVTNSEPWDNLKFDPEGVVEISRKFFGTLYNTYSLFAMYANVDDFDPKAPQIPVEKRPEFDRWILSCLNSLVKGVEEEMNGFDPTRAGRLIDKFVDEDLSNWYVRLNKKRFWGKEMDEDKLAAYQTLYECLMTVSKLLAPFAPFFADRIYNDMGGEMDSVHLEKFPVANLSLVNADLEQRMEIAQRITTIVLALRRKESIKVKQPLQTLMIPPVDEAQRMAIESVKDIFLQEVNVKDVKFVEGQGILVKKVKCNFRTMGKKFGKLMKGVAAQMDALTQEQIAQLEMEGSIGINVEGQDLTVEAVDVDIISEDIPGWLVGNEGNLTVALDITLTDDLRNEGMARELVNRIQNIRKKSGLEITDRICVQIEPNEAATKAVEAFGDYIARQVLADDIKLENNEGQTVEFDEFKLNINITKS; this is encoded by the coding sequence ATGGCTAAGAGATTTGCCGAACATAACGGCTTGAACCTGACGCAGGTGAATAACGAGATTTTGGAGAAATGGATGAAGGAGGATATCTTTCATCGCAGCATTGAAGAACGCGAGGGATGCCCTCAATTCGTGTTCTTTGAGGGACCTCCATCGGCCAATGGTCATCCAGGTATTCACCACGTGCTAGGTCGTTCGTTGAAGGATACCTTCAACCGCTATAAGACTATGCAGGGCTTCCAAGTGAAGCGTAAGGCTGGTTGGGATACTCATGGACTTCCCGTGGAATTGGGCGTGGAGAAGGAACTTGGTATCACAAAGGCTGATATTGATAATAAAGAAAGCGAGAAATATATCTCGACAGAGGACTACAATAAGAAGTGCCGTGAGAATGTGATGAAGTTTACAGCAGAATGGCGTGAACTTACTGAGCGCATGGGCTATTTTGTAGATCTCGATAATCCTTATATTACTTACGATAACAAGTATATTGAGACCCTTTGGTATCTGTTAAAGCAGTTCTATAATAAGGGTTTGCTCTATAAAGGCTACACCATTCAGCCTTATAGTCCTGCCGCAGGAACAGGCTTGTCTTCACACGAGTTGAACCAACCTGGTTGCTATCGCGACGTGAAAGATACAACTTGCACTGCTTTGTTTAAGGTGAAATTGAGTGATGAGCATCCTGAGTTTGAGGAGTTCGCCAAGAAGTGGGGTACACCGTATTTCATGGCGTGGACAACAACTCCTTGGACATTGGCTGCCAATAGCGCTCTCTGTGTAGGTCCGAAAATCGACTATGTGGCTATTGAGACCTATAATCCTTATACTGCCGAGAAGATTACGGTGGTAATGGCTGAGGCTCGCGTGGCTGCTTACTTCGATACTGCAGCTGAGATTACCGACGGTGGCGAGATGCCTGAATATAAAAAAGGTGAGAAGTTCTTGCCTTACCGTGTGGTGGCTCACTATAAAGGAACCGGATTGGTTGGTATGGAGTATGAGCAACTTCTTCCCATGATTAAGCCAATGGGTGATGCCTTTAAGGTGATTCCTGGCGATTATGTGACAACGGAGGATGGTGCGGGTATTGTGCATATTGCGCCTAATTTTGGTGCCGACGATGCTTTTGTTGCAAAGAAAGCTGGTATTGGTCCTATTGTTCTTATCGACAAGAAAGGCAATGAGCGTCCTGTGGTTGACCTGCAGGGTAAGTATTTTGTCATTGATGATCTTGATGCGGACTTTGTGAACAAGTATGTTGATATTGAGAAGTGGAGTAAGTATGCTGGTCGTTATGTGAAGAACGCATACGATGATCAGCTAACTGATAAAGATGAGACACTTGATATCTCTATCTGCATGGATCTTAAGGCTGAAGGTAAGGCTTTCAAGATTGAAAAGCATGTACATAATTATCCTCACTGCTGGCGTACGGACAAACCAGTGCTCTATTACCCCTTGGATTCTTGGTTCATTAAAAGTTCGGCTTGTAAGGAGCGCATGAGCCAGTTGAATACCACCATTGGTTGGCATCCTGAGTCTACAGGTACTGGACGCTTTGGTAACTGGCTTGAGAATTTGAATGACTGGAACTTGTCGCGTAGTCGTTTCTGGGGCACACCTCTGCCTATCTGGCGTAGTGAAGATGGCGAAGAAAAATGTATCGGCAGTTTGGAGGAACTCTATTCGGAAATAGAAAAGGCCGTTGCTGCTGGTGTAATGAAGTCTAACCCGTTGAAGGATAAGGGCTTCGTTCCTGGTGATATGTCGAAGGAGAACTATGACAAGATTGATCTTCATCGTCCATATGTCGACTATATTATATTGGTAAGCGAGAGTGGCAAGCCCATGAAGCGCGAGAGTGACCTGATTGACGTATGGTTCGACTCTGGCTCTATGCCGTATGCACAGATTCACTATCCTTTCGAGAATCGTGAACTTATTGAAGACAATAAAGCATTCCCTGCTGATTTTATCAACGAGGGCGTTGACCAGACTCGTGGATGGTTCTTCACTTTGCATGCAATTGCAACAATGATTTTTGACTCTGTAGCTTTCAAGAACGTGATTTCTACGGGTCTCGTGCTCGATGCGAAAGGTAATAAGATGTCGAAGCATGTGGGCAACGTGATTAATCCCTTCGAGATGATAGAGAAGTATGGTTCTGATGCCGTTCGCTTCTATATGGTTACCAATTCTGAACCTTGGGATAATTTGAAGTTTGATCCAGAGGGTGTGGTTGAGATTAGTCGTAAGTTCTTCGGAACATTGTATAATACTTACTCACTCTTCGCTATGTATGCCAATGTGGACGACTTTGATCCGAAGGCTCCTCAAATTCCTGTTGAGAAGCGTCCAGAATTCGATCGTTGGATTCTCTCTTGTCTGAACTCGCTGGTAAAGGGCGTTGAAGAGGAAATGAACGGATTTGACCCCACGCGTGCAGGACGACTCATCGATAAGTTTGTAGATGAAGATCTCTCCAACTGGTATGTGCGACTGAATAAGAAGCGTTTCTGGGGTAAAGAGATGGATGAGGATAAGTTGGCTGCCTATCAGACATTGTACGAGTGCTTGATGACAGTGTCTAAGTTGCTCGCTCCGTTTGCACCTTTCTTTGCTGATCGTATCTACAATGATATGGGTGGCGAGATGGATAGCGTGCACTTGGAGAAATTCCCTGTTGCTAATCTGTCACTAGTAAATGCCGATTTGGAACAGCGTATGGAGATTGCTCAGCGCATCACAACTATTGTGTTGGCTCTGCGTCGAAAGGAAAGTATCAAAGTGAAGCAGCCTTTACAGACACTGATGATTCCTCCTGTGGATGAAGCTCAGCGAATGGCCATTGAGAGCGTGAAGGATATCTTCCTTCAGGAAGTAAACGTTAAAGATGTGAAATTCGTTGAAGGTCAGGGTATTCTGGTTAAGAAGGTAAAGTGCAACTTCCGTACGATGGGTAAGAAGTTTGGTAAACTGATGAAAGGCGTTGCCGCACAGATGGATGCGCTTACTCAGGAACAGATTGCTCAACTAGAGATGGAAGGTTCTATTGGAATCAATGTGGAAGGTCAAGACCTTACCGTTGAGGCTGTAGACGTTGATATCATCAGTGAAGATATTCCCGGATGGCTGGTAGGCAACGAGGGTAATCTTACTGTGGCCCTTGACATTACTTTGACTGACGACCTTCGTAATGAGGGTATGGCTCGAGAGTTAGTGAATCGTATTCAGAACATCCGTAAAAAGAGTGGTCTGGAGATTACCGACCGCATCTGTGTTCAGATAGAACCTAATGAAGCAGCAACTAAGGCTGTTGAGGCTTTTGGTGACTATATTGCCCGTCAGGTACTGGCCGATGATATTAAACTTGAAAATAATGAGGGTCAGACTGTTGAATTTGATGAATTTAAACTAAATATCAATATTACTAAATCTTAA